Proteins from a genomic interval of Symmachiella macrocystis:
- the mazG gene encoding nucleoside triphosphate pyrophosphohydrolase, with amino-acid sequence MSHTEKTPADPPTTMGIPPDAQQVSEVFVQLVDVVARLRSPSGCPWDRQQTLESIKPYTLEETYELLEAIDSGDDELIIEELGDVLLQVVLDAQIAADERRFDLIPVIERITEKLIRRHPHVFSDAHAETPEDVRRHWDHVKGKEKQRPSALSGIPPALPALAHTKKLSSKAAKVGFDWPRREMLFDKLREEIGELADELFPGGVVPDVPASVAGQVETDEPIGDAAQQSRIENELGDLLFVVANIARRWKIDPEQALRKSNAKFTARFRYIEDQLTKVGRDIRDATLDEMEALYQQGKAKENH; translated from the coding sequence ATGTCGCACACTGAGAAAACACCCGCCGATCCGCCGACAACAATGGGCATTCCCCCCGATGCGCAACAAGTCAGTGAGGTCTTTGTCCAACTGGTGGATGTCGTTGCCCGTTTGCGCAGCCCTTCCGGCTGCCCGTGGGATCGCCAACAAACTCTCGAATCGATCAAGCCCTACACCCTTGAGGAGACTTACGAACTGCTCGAAGCTATTGATTCGGGCGATGATGAATTGATTATCGAGGAATTGGGAGACGTTTTGTTGCAAGTCGTCCTCGACGCGCAAATAGCCGCCGACGAACGTCGCTTTGATTTGATTCCCGTGATTGAGCGGATTACGGAAAAACTGATTCGACGGCACCCGCACGTCTTCAGCGATGCACACGCCGAAACCCCCGAGGACGTACGCCGGCACTGGGATCATGTGAAAGGTAAAGAAAAACAGCGGCCATCAGCGTTGTCGGGAATCCCCCCGGCCTTACCCGCATTGGCCCATACCAAAAAACTCTCCAGCAAGGCCGCCAAGGTCGGGTTCGATTGGCCCCGGCGGGAGATGCTATTCGACAAACTCCGCGAAGAGATTGGCGAATTGGCGGATGAACTTTTTCCCGGTGGCGTTGTGCCCGACGTACCCGCTTCGGTCGCTGGACAAGTCGAAACAGACGAACCGATCGGCGATGCAGCTCAGCAATCGCGGATTGAAAACGAGCTGGGTGACTTGTTGTTCGTGGTCGCTAACATTGCGCGGCGGTGGAAGATTGACCCCGAACAAGCGCTGCGAAAAAGCAATGCGAAATTCACCGCACGGTTTCGTTACATCGAAGATCAATTGACAAAAGTCGGCCGCGACATTCGCGACGCAACCCTCGACGAAATGGAAGCACTCTACCAGCAAGGCAAAGCCAAAGAAAACCATTAA
- a CDS encoding tetratricopeptide repeat protein, which yields MRKRGQFPIQTPDGVMVPSQGDDACEVIRPEGETDRMQPAQNFVVRLNYRLLITLAALLVVSPLLIMGVHAFQMQRMGSALLERADQNEAEGNLVKAASNLAGYLRFKPDDIDTRIRMTLLLLESADTPAGKQNAYAQLSAVLAKVPGRDDLRRKRVDLLIGAPPYTEQNLTQAAYDLDVLIDNLREIGPDDETFDEVQQDLLELYLLRAVCFEILTDPNGAILAYRYAIRIDPGHVEARERLATLLSRQGERAEAEDVLKKLVQNRPDMAEAYAARAKFYLDAGNLQAAIRDGRTAYEKAPDDSDILLLVAAMISSESKSRGQIHSFEVQDVRENLENALQQVGDVPETDKNSADEIERQRAILIEALANLDLVSGQSEAAIRRLTDAINDSKDNVQFRWSLANILISQRRLQDAQVLLDDIDEQDLPGPLKSFLQARILEAKGEWQAAIDACDKIATNRTLQRMFPGGIEILRARCEGKLGHIKQELIAYQQAVNADSGSAEARIGLAGALARLGRVKEAESILKEAFSSTGVPLLLARIAIEKNLQLPPKQRDWAPAQQQLDIAASQGEDLVDVLILRAQVEQYIGNRKAARQFLEQAQQRYPDRIAPWVALADLEAQTGSPEKALQQLNEAELKFGWHLSIVQAQLSTLSMIDKNKARQFLEKLAKHHDDSTPRTAILQLTATAYEQLGDIDEALATWEEFSQLEPANFQAYLVQFQLALKALKLDRIQGDDGTLAKMAAIEGKNGDHVRLARAQLLIAKARRGDRQRLDQAKEILDDLRNRFILTDKVLASLADWEAIEGNQVEATDLYREAIAKGSTDPRVIRELVRRLNAESNFPEASAVIDQYRKNSRRPLNNELQFMATEALAFAGDYDQAIYVAMQSISPDSTNYQEQLWLASLLIAAEKTKEAEISLKTAWNLGRDHVETWVALLKFLKAEHRTTEIEKNIQQALQQFPSDKQPLQLANIYEAIDDIEAAEKYYRAAVALDPNNADLRISTAEFFNRIRKPQEAEPHLRHVLSDETKATTAEKATARRALALALAANGEYPKTQSALRLVEKNLAQEIQTTSDLRLKALLLARQSSRKNRRQALHIYRQLNEEGRLLPPDRMVLAKLLLTLGEWPQAKTILLQLMNDPACPPSDLAFGIRTLMNRSELDEVGKLIDKLAAKKADKLQTLELKARYLTALRKNDEAIALLDSAMQPVDDQTPIATKSQIALIYLGFAEFMDRTGRTVDVERFSDKSENYLRETMQDNPAQTLLLVRLLKLRGEYEQALELLNDSWTLAPPEQIAEASLGLLKKVPDSDKWISNFRKRLEAEIEKSTPSPQLLFQAANLAHLQQDYDTAIRWYRQALVSSPNSVNLLNELAVLLALNQRDLDEALELINRAIYLSGPNAMLLDSRAMIHLAMGNAKLAIDDLKLALEEDASPAKYYHMAQARELAGDQFAAKTAFRKARATGFSAAQLHPLEHSRFQELSSKLN from the coding sequence ATGCGGAAGCGTGGACAATTCCCAATTCAAACCCCTGACGGCGTGATGGTGCCGAGCCAAGGGGACGACGCCTGCGAGGTCATTCGCCCTGAGGGTGAAACGGACCGCATGCAACCGGCGCAAAATTTTGTAGTCCGGCTCAATTATAGGCTGCTGATCACTCTAGCGGCTCTACTCGTCGTCTCCCCATTGCTCATCATGGGAGTGCATGCGTTTCAGATGCAGCGGATGGGTTCCGCATTGTTAGAACGCGCCGACCAAAACGAGGCTGAGGGAAACCTAGTCAAGGCAGCCTCGAATCTGGCGGGATATCTTCGTTTTAAACCTGATGATATCGATACCCGGATACGGATGACATTGCTGCTGTTGGAATCCGCTGATACTCCAGCGGGAAAACAAAATGCCTATGCCCAACTCAGTGCGGTGCTCGCCAAAGTTCCCGGCCGTGACGATCTACGGCGCAAACGGGTCGACCTGCTGATTGGTGCCCCCCCTTACACAGAACAAAACCTGACCCAAGCCGCATACGACTTGGACGTGCTGATAGATAACCTGCGGGAAATCGGTCCAGACGACGAAACTTTTGACGAAGTTCAGCAGGACCTATTGGAGTTGTATTTGTTGCGTGCTGTATGTTTCGAAATTTTAACCGACCCCAATGGCGCGATTCTCGCCTATCGCTACGCCATTCGTATTGACCCGGGACATGTCGAAGCCCGCGAACGACTGGCGACATTGTTGTCCCGACAAGGCGAACGCGCCGAGGCGGAAGACGTTCTTAAAAAACTGGTGCAGAACCGTCCGGATATGGCCGAGGCTTATGCAGCCCGGGCGAAATTCTACCTCGATGCGGGCAATCTCCAAGCTGCGATTCGCGACGGCCGCACCGCCTACGAAAAAGCGCCCGATGACTCGGATATTTTGCTCCTGGTCGCAGCGATGATTTCTTCGGAATCCAAGTCCCGCGGACAGATCCACAGCTTCGAAGTTCAGGACGTTCGTGAAAATTTGGAGAATGCCCTCCAGCAGGTCGGTGACGTTCCTGAAACGGATAAAAACTCAGCTGATGAAATCGAGCGACAACGTGCCATCCTCATCGAAGCGTTGGCAAATTTGGATTTAGTCTCCGGGCAGTCCGAAGCGGCAATTCGAAGATTGACCGACGCGATCAACGATTCCAAAGACAACGTTCAGTTTCGGTGGTCACTGGCAAACATTCTCATCAGTCAACGCCGATTGCAAGACGCTCAGGTCCTGTTGGACGACATCGATGAACAGGACCTTCCCGGCCCACTCAAAAGTTTTCTGCAGGCTCGTATTCTCGAAGCAAAAGGAGAATGGCAAGCCGCAATCGATGCCTGTGATAAAATCGCCACCAATCGCACCTTGCAACGCATGTTTCCTGGCGGAATCGAAATTTTGCGAGCGCGTTGCGAAGGCAAACTGGGACATATCAAACAAGAACTTATCGCCTACCAACAAGCTGTGAATGCCGATTCCGGATCCGCTGAAGCCAGAATTGGCTTGGCCGGCGCCCTTGCACGTTTGGGACGCGTCAAAGAAGCGGAAAGCATTCTGAAAGAAGCCTTCTCCTCGACCGGCGTTCCCCTGCTGTTGGCGCGCATCGCAATTGAAAAAAACCTGCAACTACCCCCCAAACAGCGTGATTGGGCCCCAGCCCAACAGCAACTGGATATCGCCGCCAGCCAAGGCGAAGACCTCGTCGATGTGCTGATTCTTCGTGCTCAGGTCGAACAGTATATCGGGAACCGTAAAGCAGCCAGACAATTTCTGGAGCAGGCGCAACAGAGATACCCCGACCGGATTGCCCCTTGGGTCGCTTTGGCCGACCTGGAGGCCCAGACAGGTTCGCCTGAAAAAGCGCTGCAACAACTGAATGAGGCTGAACTGAAATTCGGCTGGCACCTCAGCATCGTTCAGGCCCAACTTTCGACCCTGTCGATGATCGACAAAAATAAAGCCAGGCAGTTCCTGGAAAAACTTGCCAAGCACCACGATGATTCAACGCCGCGGACTGCCATACTTCAATTGACAGCGACCGCATACGAGCAATTGGGCGACATCGACGAAGCCCTCGCCACCTGGGAAGAATTTTCCCAACTGGAACCGGCGAATTTCCAAGCCTACTTGGTCCAATTCCAACTCGCGCTCAAAGCATTGAAATTGGATCGCATCCAAGGCGACGACGGAACCCTTGCCAAAATGGCCGCCATTGAAGGTAAAAACGGCGACCACGTCCGCTTAGCGCGCGCGCAACTTTTGATCGCCAAAGCGCGTCGCGGTGATCGACAACGTCTCGATCAAGCCAAAGAAATCCTCGACGACCTTCGCAACCGATTTATCTTGACCGACAAAGTTCTGGCAAGTCTTGCGGATTGGGAAGCGATAGAGGGAAACCAAGTCGAGGCGACCGATCTATATCGCGAGGCTATTGCCAAAGGTTCAACCGATCCTCGCGTGATTCGTGAACTCGTCCGCCGACTCAATGCCGAATCAAATTTCCCCGAAGCCTCAGCAGTTATTGATCAATATCGCAAAAATTCCCGCCGGCCCCTCAACAACGAACTGCAATTCATGGCGACCGAAGCCTTGGCGTTCGCCGGCGATTATGACCAAGCGATATATGTGGCAATGCAAAGCATTTCGCCCGACTCCACGAACTATCAAGAACAGCTGTGGTTGGCCAGTTTGTTGATCGCCGCAGAAAAAACTAAAGAAGCCGAGATTTCACTGAAGACCGCTTGGAATCTTGGGCGGGATCATGTCGAAACCTGGGTGGCATTGCTCAAGTTTCTCAAAGCTGAACACCGCACTACTGAAATTGAAAAAAACATTCAACAAGCGCTTCAGCAGTTTCCCAGCGACAAACAGCCCCTGCAACTGGCTAACATCTACGAAGCCATCGACGATATCGAGGCTGCAGAGAAATACTATCGGGCCGCCGTCGCACTCGATCCAAACAACGCCGACTTGCGTATTTCCACCGCCGAGTTTTTCAATCGCATCCGTAAACCGCAAGAGGCCGAACCGCACCTTCGCCACGTCCTCTCCGACGAAACCAAGGCAACCACCGCCGAAAAAGCAACCGCGCGACGCGCATTGGCATTAGCATTAGCAGCCAATGGCGAGTATCCAAAAACACAATCCGCGTTACGACTGGTCGAGAAAAACCTTGCTCAGGAAATCCAGACCACGTCGGACCTACGACTCAAAGCCTTATTATTGGCACGACAAAGCAGTCGCAAAAACCGCCGCCAAGCCTTACACATTTACCGGCAACTCAACGAGGAAGGACGACTCCTCCCCCCAGACCGCATGGTGCTGGCCAAATTGTTGCTCACGCTCGGCGAATGGCCGCAAGCCAAGACCATTCTTCTGCAATTGATGAATGATCCCGCCTGCCCTCCCTCGGATCTCGCCTTCGGCATCCGCACATTGATGAATCGCAGCGAACTCGACGAGGTCGGCAAATTGATCGACAAACTCGCCGCAAAAAAAGCAGATAAACTACAAACACTTGAACTCAAAGCACGGTATTTAACAGCGCTGCGCAAGAACGACGAAGCCATTGCCTTGCTGGATTCCGCTATGCAACCGGTCGATGATCAAACCCCGATCGCAACCAAGTCGCAGATCGCCCTCATCTACCTTGGTTTTGCGGAATTCATGGATCGGACCGGTCGAACCGTGGACGTCGAACGGTTTTCGGATAAATCCGAAAACTACCTGCGCGAAACCATGCAAGACAATCCCGCTCAAACACTGCTGCTTGTCAGGTTGCTAAAACTTCGCGGCGAATACGAACAAGCCCTGGAATTACTCAACGACTCCTGGACCCTCGCTCCCCCCGAACAAATCGCTGAAGCGAGTTTGGGCCTGCTGAAAAAAGTACCCGATTCCGACAAGTGGATTTCGAATTTTCGCAAACGCCTAGAAGCTGAGATCGAAAAATCCACCCCCTCGCCGCAACTTTTATTCCAAGCAGCGAATTTGGCCCACTTACAACAAGACTACGATACAGCAATCCGTTGGTATCGGCAGGCTCTTGTCTCTTCGCCAAATTCCGTCAATCTGCTCAATGAGCTTGCCGTCTTGTTGGCCCTCAATCAACGCGATTTGGACGAAGCCTTGGAATTGATCAACCGCGCCATCTATCTTTCCGGCCCCAATGCCATGTTGCTCGATTCGCGGGCCATGATTCATCTAGCCATGGGAAATGCCAAACTGGCGATCGACGACCTCAAGCTTGCCCTCGAAGAAGACGCCTCGCCGGCCAAGTATTACCACATGGCACAGGCCCGCGAACTGGCTGGAGATCAATTCGCCGCCAAGACCGCATTTCGAAAGGCACGAGCGACCGGGTTCTCCGCAGCACAACTGCATCCCTTGGAACATAGCCGTTTCCAGGAACTAAGCAGCAAGCTGAATTAG
- a CDS encoding S1 RNA-binding domain-containing protein: MNSEQSTSSHNPNTNQTPVDEPAEAGVDQKPADSEESSLPTASPEAGRTEPETPAVAASSPEETKPAAEATDAVASSPEPPAEAAAPETETPATEAPVAASTPDAASAEPAARPRVKLNPTVDPAMSVAIPSPSLADSRPTKPSTETEPTGEEAAAVAEAQAVQSTPPPPATPSADPVALPPANVDLEADVEAELAAALAGEKPTETPKVVAAEGGETTEPVTEEDLEPGTKLKGRVQSIQKDSILLDVGFRSSAMIQLRQFEGRKQPQLGQELEIVIDRFDAADGLLLASLPRMARSAGNWDEVSVGQIVDCLVKKSNKGGLEVTVSNLRGFMPASQVDLGFVESLDEYVGQKLTVKIIEVKPEKRNLVVSRRAYQQSEREEVAQDLWKTLEAGQTHSGTIKTVKDYGAFVDIGGIDGLLHVAEMSWTRVNHPRDILKVGQQLDVQLISVDAEKKKISLSLKQLKKNPWDDCVQRYPVESIVQGKVTNITNFGAFIEIEEGVEGLIHISEIDYRRINKVSDVLKEGQEVEAKVVSIDGERKRIGLSMKALKAKPETAKKPKDEDLSPSGGEAYQRKRKGPLKGGTGGSSGPLFG, from the coding sequence ATGAATTCGGAACAGTCCACTTCAAGTCACAATCCCAATACTAATCAGACGCCCGTGGATGAGCCCGCCGAAGCTGGCGTCGATCAAAAGCCCGCTGACAGCGAAGAGTCATCGCTCCCTACGGCGTCGCCCGAGGCGGGACGGACTGAACCGGAAACCCCGGCTGTGGCCGCCAGCTCTCCCGAGGAGACGAAGCCCGCTGCCGAAGCAACCGATGCTGTTGCCAGTTCACCGGAGCCGCCAGCAGAAGCTGCAGCACCCGAAACGGAAACGCCAGCTACTGAAGCACCGGTCGCAGCATCAACCCCTGATGCGGCGAGTGCGGAACCAGCAGCGCGGCCGCGTGTGAAACTGAACCCGACTGTCGATCCGGCTATGTCTGTGGCGATTCCCAGTCCGTCGCTTGCCGATTCCCGACCGACTAAGCCATCCACCGAGACAGAACCGACCGGTGAAGAAGCGGCTGCAGTCGCTGAAGCACAGGCTGTCCAGTCGACACCTCCTCCGCCCGCGACGCCCTCAGCCGATCCGGTGGCGCTCCCCCCGGCGAACGTCGACTTAGAAGCGGACGTCGAAGCGGAACTTGCCGCTGCCTTAGCTGGCGAAAAACCGACCGAGACGCCGAAGGTTGTGGCGGCTGAAGGTGGGGAAACGACGGAACCGGTCACTGAAGAAGACCTCGAGCCGGGCACAAAACTCAAAGGCCGCGTGCAGTCGATCCAAAAGGACAGCATTCTGCTCGACGTCGGTTTTCGTTCGTCAGCCATGATTCAGCTGCGGCAGTTCGAAGGGCGCAAGCAACCGCAGCTGGGGCAGGAACTAGAAATTGTCATTGATCGTTTCGACGCCGCTGACGGTTTATTGTTAGCCAGTCTGCCGCGGATGGCTCGTTCCGCTGGCAATTGGGATGAAGTCTCGGTCGGACAGATCGTAGACTGTTTGGTCAAAAAATCGAATAAAGGCGGACTGGAAGTCACCGTCAGCAACTTGCGGGGATTCATGCCGGCCAGCCAAGTTGACTTGGGTTTTGTGGAGAGTTTGGACGAATACGTCGGCCAAAAGCTGACCGTGAAGATTATTGAAGTCAAACCCGAGAAACGAAACCTGGTGGTCAGCCGCCGCGCCTACCAGCAGTCCGAGCGGGAAGAAGTTGCTCAAGACTTGTGGAAAACGTTGGAAGCAGGTCAAACGCATTCCGGCACGATCAAGACCGTCAAGGATTATGGGGCGTTCGTCGACATCGGCGGGATTGACGGCTTGTTGCACGTGGCTGAGATGAGTTGGACGCGGGTCAATCATCCGCGCGACATTCTCAAAGTCGGGCAACAACTCGACGTGCAGTTGATTTCGGTCGACGCCGAGAAAAAGAAAATCAGCCTGAGCCTTAAGCAGTTGAAGAAAAACCCCTGGGATGACTGCGTGCAGCGGTATCCCGTGGAGTCGATTGTTCAGGGCAAGGTGACCAACATCACCAATTTTGGCGCTTTCATCGAAATTGAAGAGGGCGTCGAAGGGTTGATTCACATCAGCGAAATCGACTATCGCCGCATCAACAAAGTGTCGGACGTCTTGAAAGAAGGGCAGGAAGTGGAGGCCAAGGTTGTTTCCATTGATGGGGAACGCAAACGGATTGGCCTGTCGATGAAAGCCCTCAAGGCCAAACCGGAGACGGCGAAAAAGCCCAAGGATGAAGACCTCTCACCCAGCGGCGGAGAAGCGTACCAACGCAAACGCAAAGGTCCGCTCAAAGGGGGCACAGGCGGCAGCAGCGGACCGCTGTTTGGTTGA
- a CDS encoding glycerol-3-phosphate dehydrogenase/oxidase, with protein MMDRPQAPLVLILGAGINGAACARELVLNGVSVVVVDTADIAYGASSKSSRLIHGGLRYLEYGEFHLVRESLEERTRLLRQAPQFVRPLRLCIPVNNRLSGVLPTMLRFLKLESWADSWSKRHQGTAANHKTRGMWLVRAGLKMYQIYARDRTMPKYSVHNTGQVGLPRVDAKKFPWLCAYSDGQIVNTERWILALFEDARQVAAEKQLRFDIHTYHRAEIGLDHVDIVSLENGQPITPAIQPSLIINATGAGGDATLKQLGANTPQLFAGTKGSHILTYNPRLKAALHEQGVYAEAPDNRLVFVLPFDDAVLVGTTDEPFDAPPETANATDDEINYLIGAVNDLFPHVDLNRTDVSLHYSGIRPLPKSSAKSPGAVTRRHWIEEQQLGELPVLTLIGGKLTTCRALGEQTTDRVLGLINHPRIANTRDRYVPGGKNYPADAAALQVEIARLAKSSGLSPEQTTAVWRLFGTQTEEVLKACPGLPGENLPGTHLPLPVIRWIIAHEWTSTLGDLVERRILLMFQPSLCRPALEQLATLLVESGKLNADAVDAAIETTTARLAEFYGITVAAAG; from the coding sequence ATGATGGACCGCCCCCAAGCCCCGCTTGTGTTGATCCTCGGAGCCGGCATCAACGGCGCTGCCTGCGCGCGAGAATTGGTTCTCAACGGTGTTTCGGTCGTTGTCGTCGACACCGCCGATATTGCTTACGGTGCCAGCTCCAAATCTTCCCGGCTGATTCACGGCGGGCTGCGCTATTTGGAATATGGAGAGTTCCACCTCGTGCGGGAGTCCCTCGAAGAACGGACTCGGTTGCTCCGCCAAGCTCCGCAATTCGTTCGACCGTTGCGACTGTGCATCCCCGTCAACAACCGGCTCTCCGGCGTGCTCCCCACGATGCTCCGCTTTCTCAAACTCGAAAGCTGGGCCGATTCCTGGAGCAAACGGCATCAAGGCACAGCCGCCAACCACAAGACCCGCGGGATGTGGCTGGTCCGCGCCGGTTTGAAAATGTATCAAATCTACGCCCGCGATCGCACCATGCCGAAATACAGTGTGCACAATACCGGCCAAGTAGGTTTGCCACGGGTGGATGCCAAAAAGTTCCCCTGGCTGTGCGCCTACAGCGACGGGCAAATCGTCAACACCGAACGCTGGATCCTGGCGCTGTTCGAGGACGCTCGGCAAGTCGCTGCGGAGAAACAACTGCGCTTCGACATCCACACCTACCACCGCGCTGAAATCGGTCTCGATCACGTTGACATTGTCAGCCTTGAGAACGGCCAACCGATCACGCCCGCCATTCAACCGTCGCTCATCATCAACGCCACCGGCGCCGGTGGCGACGCAACGCTCAAGCAATTGGGCGCCAATACGCCGCAACTGTTCGCCGGCACCAAAGGCAGCCATATCCTCACCTACAATCCCCGACTCAAAGCCGCGTTGCACGAACAAGGGGTGTACGCCGAAGCCCCCGACAACCGGTTGGTCTTTGTGCTCCCCTTCGACGACGCTGTGCTGGTCGGCACAACGGACGAACCGTTCGATGCTCCTCCCGAAACGGCAAACGCCACCGACGACGAAATCAACTACCTCATCGGCGCCGTCAACGATTTGTTTCCGCACGTCGATTTAAACCGCACAGACGTCTCGTTGCATTACAGCGGAATTCGCCCTTTGCCCAAATCCTCCGCCAAGTCCCCTGGCGCCGTCACCCGCCGACATTGGATTGAAGAACAGCAACTCGGCGAACTGCCGGTGCTCACGCTCATCGGCGGAAAACTAACAACCTGCCGCGCACTCGGAGAACAAACCACCGACCGCGTGCTCGGCTTAATCAATCACCCCCGCATCGCCAACACCCGCGACCGCTACGTCCCCGGCGGCAAAAATTACCCCGCCGATGCCGCAGCGCTGCAAGTCGAAATCGCTCGCCTCGCCAAGAGTTCCGGCTTATCCCCTGAGCAGACCACAGCGGTCTGGCGGCTATTCGGCACTCAAACCGAAGAAGTCCTCAAAGCTTGCCCCGGCTTGCCGGGCGAGAACTTACCGGGAACCCACCTGCCGCTGCCGGTCATCCGTTGGATCATCGCCCACGAATGGACATCCACACTCGGCGACCTCGTCGAGCGCCGCATCCTGCTAATGTTCCAGCCATCCCTCTGCCGACCGGCACTCGAACAACTGGCAACCTTGCTCGTCGAAAGCGGCAAACTCAACGCGGACGCCGTCGACGCTGCCATCGAAACCACCACCGCGCGATTGGCCGAATTCTACGGCATCACCGTTGCAGCTGCGGGCTGA
- a CDS encoding methyltransferase domain-containing protein yields the protein MSQAIPDYPNAAPLNVEAAVRARYGAAAEAAEPQLCCAVDYNADYLKIIPQEIIDRDYGCGDPSRHLQAGETVLDLGSGGGKICYIASQVVGPTGRVIGVDCNDTMLDLARRHRKPIGDTLGYHNVEFRKGRIQDLQLNLYLLDDHLKSHQVNSSSDWLEAQEQAQHLRETAPLIDDDSIDVVVSNCVLNLVRNEDRHQLFAEIHRVLRRGGRAVISDIVSDETVPEHLKQDPELWSGCLSGAFREDEFLEAFEQAGFYGIEIIERQQAPWRVIEGIEFRSLTVRAFQGKAGPCLDRQQAVVYHGPWKMVVDDDGNTLHRGKRMAVCDKTFNIYNQSPYADQCTAIEPQVEIPLDEAAVFNCSKNELRAPSDTKNAPDNALGSLPQLQDGDCCGPTGCC from the coding sequence ATGTCACAAGCCATACCCGATTACCCCAACGCTGCCCCGCTAAATGTCGAAGCAGCCGTCCGCGCCCGCTACGGAGCCGCCGCTGAGGCCGCCGAACCGCAACTGTGTTGCGCGGTCGATTACAATGCGGACTACCTAAAAATCATTCCGCAGGAAATCATCGATCGCGATTACGGATGCGGCGACCCCTCGCGGCATCTGCAGGCCGGGGAGACGGTGTTGGACCTCGGCTCGGGCGGCGGCAAGATCTGTTACATCGCCTCCCAAGTCGTCGGCCCCACCGGCCGGGTGATCGGCGTCGACTGCAACGACACCATGCTCGATTTGGCGCGACGCCACCGCAAACCGATTGGCGATACCCTGGGATACCACAACGTCGAATTTCGCAAAGGCCGCATTCAAGACCTGCAGTTGAACCTCTACCTGCTCGATGACCACCTCAAATCGCATCAGGTCAACAGCAGCAGCGACTGGCTCGAAGCGCAAGAACAAGCGCAGCACCTCCGCGAAACGGCTCCTTTGATCGATGACGATTCCATCGACGTCGTCGTTTCCAATTGCGTGCTCAATCTCGTCCGCAATGAGGACCGGCATCAGCTATTCGCCGAGATCCATCGCGTGCTCCGCCGGGGTGGACGGGCGGTGATTAGTGATATCGTTAGCGACGAAACGGTCCCGGAGCACCTCAAACAAGACCCCGAATTGTGGAGCGGCTGCCTCAGCGGCGCGTTTCGCGAAGACGAATTTCTAGAAGCTTTCGAACAAGCCGGCTTTTACGGCATCGAGATCATCGAACGCCAACAAGCGCCTTGGCGCGTGATTGAAGGCATTGAATTTCGCAGCCTCACCGTGCGCGCCTTCCAAGGCAAAGCGGGCCCCTGCCTCGATCGCCAACAAGCGGTTGTCTATCATGGTCCCTGGAAGATGGTCGTCGACGACGACGGCAATACGCTCCATCGCGGAAAACGGATGGCCGTTTGCGACAAGACCTTCAACATCTACAATCAGTCTCCCTACGCAGATCAGTGTACGGCCATCGAACCGCAGGTCGAAATCCCCCTCGACGAGGCCGCCGTATTTAACTGTAGTAAGAATGAACTCCGCGCCCCCAGCGACACAAAAAATGCCCCCGACAATGCTCTTGGCAGTTTGCCTCAGCTGCAAGACGGAGACTGCTGCGGGCCTACCGGATGTTGTTGA
- a CDS encoding formylglycine-generating enzyme family protein encodes MKKVGRTVLSRGVLVPVILTCAAVSTVTAWGWADEAAQIEKKEMALLETFNKEFVHITPGKGKFPESFSMGSETGEDTERPVRKVTLKYDFWMAKYEVPQDLYEAVMGKNPSRWKGPRNSVEMMDIRQAVEFCRRATKKMRAAQLLKPDEEIRLPSEAEWEYCCRAGSTTAYSYGESAKGDGDVGKEASVLSAYAWHTGNAAGNDPPVGALKPNAWGLYDMHGYLWEFVSDSWSDDYSAAPTDGKSHAPQRALGKDGQVVMRGGSWKDRYEELRSSVRKKGPNGLKDDAVGFRCVKDRVKP; translated from the coding sequence GTGAAAAAGGTTGGCCGAACAGTGTTATCACGCGGGGTGTTGGTCCCGGTCATTCTCACCTGTGCGGCAGTGAGCACCGTGACTGCTTGGGGGTGGGCGGATGAGGCTGCTCAAATCGAGAAAAAAGAAATGGCCTTGCTAGAAACCTTCAACAAAGAATTCGTGCATATCACTCCGGGCAAAGGAAAGTTTCCTGAATCGTTTTCGATGGGCAGCGAGACGGGTGAGGATACGGAACGTCCGGTGCGGAAGGTGACGCTCAAGTACGATTTCTGGATGGCAAAATATGAAGTACCGCAAGATCTGTACGAAGCCGTCATGGGGAAAAACCCCAGTCGATGGAAAGGTCCGCGGAATTCTGTAGAAATGATGGACATTCGACAGGCTGTTGAATTCTGTCGCCGGGCGACGAAAAAGATGCGTGCTGCCCAATTGCTGAAACCGGACGAAGAGATCCGGCTTCCCAGTGAAGCGGAGTGGGAATATTGCTGCCGTGCGGGGTCAACGACCGCCTATAGCTATGGCGAGAGTGCCAAGGGTGACGGAGACGTCGGCAAAGAGGCTTCGGTGTTAAGTGCGTATGCTTGGCACACGGGGAATGCGGCGGGCAACGACCCCCCAGTCGGCGCGCTGAAGCCGAATGCGTGGGGGCTGTACGACATGCATGGTTACCTGTGGGAATTCGTCAGTGACAGTTGGAGCGATGATTATTCGGCTGCGCCGACAGACGGAAAAAGCCATGCCCCGCAGCGCGCATTGGGCAAAGACGGACAGGTTGTGATGCGTGGTGGGTCCTGGAAAGATCGCTATGAAGAACTCCGGAGCAGCGTTCGAAAGAAGGGTCCGAACGGTTTGAAAGACGATGCTGTTGGGTTTCGCTGCGTGAAAGATCGCGTCAAACCTTAA